The Horticoccus luteus DNA window GCTTTGTTCGCGTGTTTCGCATGCCAGCGCCGCAGCGTGGTGTGGTGCAGCTTCGGGATGCTCCGCTCGGGGGCGAAGCGCGCGATCTTCTTCACCCAGCGACTCGTCACCGCGTTCGTCACCGTCCAGTTGAACAAGCCCGGCGCGAGCGACGCCCACGCCATCGAGCGCGAAAACCCCGCGATCAAGCGCGAGCGCAAAGGCACGCCGTTGGCATCGTGGTAGTGCTGCAACCACTCCGCTTTCAGACGCGCGATATCGACGTTGGACGGGCACTCGCTTTTGCAGCCTTTGCACGAGAGGCATAGGTCCATCACCGTGGCGATTTCCTCGCTGTCGAACGGGCGCGCCGGATCGCGGGGATGCGTGAGCATGTGCCGCAACATATTCGCGCGCGCTCGAGTCGTATCCTTCTCGTCGCGCGTCGCCATGTAGCTCGGACACATGGTGCCGCCGGAGAGCGCCGTTTTTCGACAGTCGCCCGAGCCGTTGCACTTCTCCGCCGCGCGCAACACCCCCTGTGTGCCGCTGAAGTTAAACACCGTTTTGTAATCCGGGTCCGGATCACCCGGCGAGTGGCGCAACGATGTATCCATCGGTGGCGTGTCGATGATCTTCGCCGGATTCAACACGTGGGTCGGGTCAAACGTCTCTTTCACCCGGCGCATGAGCGCGTAGCAATCATCGCCGACCATGAAGCGGATGAATTCACCGCGCAGCCGCCCATCGCCGTGTTCGCCGCTCAGCGAACCGCGGTATTTTTTCACGAGCGCGGCCACATCGGTCGCGATGTCGCGAAACATCTTCAATCCTTCCGGGGTTTTCAGATTGAAGAGCGGCCGCGTGTGCAATTCACCCGCTCCCGCGTGCGCGTAATAGACGCACTTGATCCCGTATTTCCCCTGCATCAACGCATCGAACTCGGCAATGTAGGCCGGCAAATCCTCGACCGCCACCGCCGTGTCCTCGACGATCTCGCGCGGCTTCGCATCGCCGACGACGTTGCTCATCACGCCCTGCCCGGCGCGGCGCAGATCCCACACCTTCGCGCCATCGCTGCCCCACAACACCGGGAACGCGTAACCCAGCCCCGCCGCCCGCAGCTCCGCCTCCAGCGCCCGACACTCCGCCTCGATTTCCTCCCGCTGCTCGCGCTTGATTTCCACGACGAGGATCGCCCCGGGATCGCCTTGCACGAAAAAGCGGTTCTTCGCCTGCTCCAGGTTTTCCTTCGTGCAGTCGAGCACGTGCCGGTCGATCAACTCGCACGCGCTCGGTCGGTGCCGCAGCGCCAGCAGCGTCGCGCGCAACGCCTCCTGCACCGTCGCGAAATGCGCGCATAACAACGCGCCCGCCGGCGGCAGCGGCTCGACGTTGAACTCAAACTCGACGCCGACAAACAAGGTGCCTTCGGAGCCGGCGATCAAGCGGCACAGATTGAATGGCCGCTCCGACTCCGCGTCGAACACCGCGCAATCCATCAACGCATCGAGCGCATACCCGGTATTGCGGCGCGTGACGGTCGCCTTCGGAAAACTCTCGCGGATGAGCGCGCGGTTGTCCGCGGCGCCGAGCAAGTCGCGCACTTCGCGGTAGATTTTCGTTTCCAGCGAGTCCGGCCCGGCACACTTCGCGGCGAACTCCGCGCGGGTCAGTGGGCCGAACGTCACCTCGCTGCCATCGCTCAAAAAGCCCCGCGCCTCGACGAGGTGATCACGCGTGGAACCGTAAACGAGCGAATTCGAGCCGCAGGAATTGTTGCCGACCATCCCGCCCATCATGGCGCGATTCGCCGTGGAAGTTTCCGGACCAAAGAGAAAACCCTGCGGCTGAAGAAACGCATTGAGATCGTTGCGGATCACGCCGGGCTGCACGCGCACGCGCCGGGTGTCCGCATTGAAAGCCACAATGCGATTCATATGCCGGCCGAGATCGACCACGATCCCCGCGCCCACGACTTGCCCGGCCAGGGAGGTGCCCGCCGCGCGGGGGATGAACCCGAGTCGGTGTTCGTGCGCAAAATTCAAAATCGCCCGCACATCCGCCTCTGTTTTCGGCAACGCCACCGCGGCGGGCAGCTCCTGATACTCCGACGCGTCGGTCGAATACAGCAGCCGCAACAAGCGGCCGGAGTGCAACTCACCCGTCAAGGAGTTGGCCAAAGAAGCGTAATCCGGAGAGGTCGGCGTGCGCATGGGTTTTGCGAGAGTGCGCCGCACCTTTCGGCAGGCGAGCTTCGAAATCGCGGCGCTGCTGATGCGAGTGAAATCGCCTCACCGCGGTCATGAACACGCACCGGTCTTCGTCGCGCTGGACTTGCGTAACCCCCGCGCCTTTTCCAAACCCGCAGCGTGAAACCTTCTCCGCGCTGGCTCGCGTTCGTCATCACATTCCTCTTCTTTGGTTCTCTTCTCTCCGCCATGGCCGCCTCACCTGCTGCGGTTCGCGTCGTTGATCGACTCGCTTACAGCTGGCAATCTCAGCAAGTGCAGGAGCCCTGCATTCTGCCCAACCCCAAGCAACCCGGGCGCCTGGTCATTTTCTATTCGGGTGTGCCCGCGACCAATCGCGCCGTCGCGTTCATCGGCAAGGCCTGGGCCGAGGCCGCGGATCCGCTGCATTGGCATCTCGATCCGTCCAACCCGGTTTTTTCGCCCGGCCCGGCTGGCAGTTGGGACCACGGCACAATCCGCCTCGACTGCGTGCTCTATGTGCCGGAAGAGGATGCCTACTATATTTACTATTCGGGCACCTCTGGCTCGATCCAAGACCACATCGGCCTCGCAATTTGTCCGGCGGGCAAGGACGGCTACAGCTCCATCCGGCCGGAAAATATCGCTCGATTCGGCGATGTTCCCGTGCTGGCACCCCGCCCGGAGAAACCGTTCCTTGAAGAAATGGCATCGCAATCCGCGGTCTGGCGCGAAAGGGATGCCGCGACCCACGCTTGGCGGTGGTTTATGTATTACTCCTATCGCGGTAAGGATGGCATTCTCCCCGGCCTCCGACTCGCCACCTCGAAAGACGGCAAACACTGGACGCGCCACTTCAACCGCGACGATCCGCGGGGGATGGGCCAGATCTTTGCCTCGACTCCCGATGCCTACTACGAATGGCACCAAATATCGAAAATCGGTTCCACTTATGTGCTATGCATGGAGGTCGGAAAGAACCGGGGTCAGCGGTGGCGGCCGGTCTTCGCCGTGAGCGACCGGCCGGACCGTGGCTGGCGTCAGCTTGATCTCGATTTCGCTCTCCAGACATCTTGGACCGGTGTGTATCGCGACGACGCCCATTATCACGTCGCCACACCTGCGCTCTACGAGATCAACCACGATTGGTATCTGTTCGTTCAAGCCTGTCCGCGACCCAAGAGCGATGATTACATCGAAGGCCACTGGGATATGTGGGGGTTTTCTTGCCCGCGCGCGGTCGCGATTCCCGGGCACCCAGATCAACTGCACCTTCCTGGCCAGTGACCGCCGTCCCCTTTCTCGGCGATTTCCTGTGATAAGGCGCTCCGCTCGGTCGCTCGGTCCGCGCCGGACCTTCGCTTGCTGCTGCCTGTAAAAAATTAAACCGGGGCGAAGGATTTCTCCTCCGCCCCGGTATTGTTTTCTCTGTTATGCTGCGAACCGCAGGGTTTTACGCAGCGGGGACCAGATCAAGCGACGGAACGCCTCTGGGAAGCGAACCACCGTCTGGGACCAGTCACGGTTCTCCTGATTTTGCAGCCGTGTCTCGGCGGGCAACTCTGCAGCCGGGGGCAAATCTGCCTCTTCACGCGAGTTTTCAGGAAACTCATACGTGGCGAGCATCATCGCTCCCGAGCCGTAGCAGCCCGGATGCACGACATACATGGTCTTGGACTTTTTGTTCATGATCGGACGGAGGACTCAAGTGCATGGCACCAAGGCCTCCTGGCCGACCACCAACAGGCAAAGAACAAACGCACCATTAACGGTCCTCCCCTGCTCGTCAATGGCCCGTGTGCTTCTTGGCCCGACAGCAGTCCGGCTCTCACCCGCAACAGCGCGTCTTAACTCCGTCCGCGTCCCCGCTCTCGGGCTGCCGCCTCGCTGCGCCGATCCTAGCGTGTCCTAAGCTCAGGTCTGCCGCAACTTGCGCAACCCTTGGTTGATCCGATCGAGGTTGCAAACGCTCGGGTCGTAATCAGGCCCCACCCACTCCCGCCACTCGCGTCCCAGCTCCGTGTCCGGCTCCGCGAGGCTCTTCAAAAGATCGTGAAACGCTTCGAGTCCGCCGCAATCCTCCGGCGGCCCAGCCCGCTCTCCCGCCGTGCACAACGGGTAACGCACGCCCTTTTCCATTTCGCCGATCTTCTCCACGACGAGATCGACCGACCAGCCTTCGCCGAAGTGATAGCAATACCGAAACCGCTCGCGCTGATCCAACCCCGCCTCGCCGAGCGTGACGTCGCGGTCGTCCTCCACGAGCAAGTCGTCGCGCTTCACCGGATTGCCGAAGCGCAAGTCGTCGAATTGAAAAACGTGCGTCTGGTAGTCGAACCACTCCAGCGCGACCTGGATCGCGTCGTGCAAGCCGGAGAGCCACATGGATTCGCGCACGACGAGACGCCGCCAGATCGATGGCTCAGTGCCGGCCACCGACAACCGCAACGTAAAGGTGCGCTCGCGCACCTTCTTCGCTTTGGCCCCGCGTCCTTCGTGAAGTCCGATCATACCGCCGGTAGCTCAACCTCCCCGCCTTGCGCGCGCAAGAACGGTCGCGGTCGACCTCGCTTCACCCGAGCAGACGCACCGCGACCGATTGCTTACCGGCACCGCCAACCGCGGCACACATAGTCACCACCGCACGCACGCCAAACGGGGTTAGGCCTTGCCACACCTTTTTCGGCCTGCCACGTCGATTTCACGTGATGTCCGCCGCGCCTGCCCAGTTGCCGTTCTTTCACCTCGTGAGCTTTACGGGGCATCGACAGCTTGCCGACCCGGCAGCCGTGGGCGCATTGCTCCGCCAGGAGCTGGCCGCCCTGCGTCGCGAATCGCCGGGCGAATGGATCGCCCGCTCCTCCGCCGCGGCTGGCGCCGACCTCCTGTTCGCTCGCACCGCTTTGGACCTTGGACTCGGCTGGGAAGTCACGCTGCCGCTCCCTATCGGGGATTTTCAGCAGGATTTCGCGCCCGAGGACTGGCGCGAAGTGCGCGCCACCCTTGACCGCGCCGAACTGATCGAAGTCGTCGCCGAGCCAGGCTCGCGTGAGGAAGCGTATCTTACCGCTGGCTACGAACTCGTGCACCGCTGCGATGTGCTCCTCGCCGTGTGGGACGGCCTGCCCGCGCGCGGCAAAGGCGGCACGGGCGACATCATCGCTTATGCGCGGGCGATGGACGTGCCGCTCGTCATCATCAACCCGCTCGATCTTTCCGTCCGCCGGGAGAATTTCGCCGCGCTCCGCCTCCACGATGCGCACCTGCGTTTCCTTAACGCCGTGCCCGGTCCGGCCACGGCAGACAACGCCGATGCCCGCGAACAAATTGCCGCCTTTCAACGCAAACTCGACGACACCGCGACCCACAGCTCCCCGCATTTCCGCCGCCTGACGGCGCTCACGGTCTGGCTGCACGTGGGCGCGACCACTCTCGCGACGGCGGCGCTCGCATTCGGCTGGCACTGGGGCGGCTTGCCCGTCGGCAAACTCCTGCTGCTCCTCGGCGCCCTCGGCGTGGCCTACTACATGCGCCGGCAAAGCACGCAAAGCCGCTGGACGCGCTGCCGCCTCGCCGCCGAAATCACCCGCTCGGCGCTCGCGATCTGGGGCCTGCCGCGCGCCACCCGGCTGTTTGCCGATTTTGACTGGGTGGGCCTCGAACCGCTGCGCCGCTCACTCGATGTGCTCCACCGCCGGGGCGCCCGCGGGCAGCCGCGCGACTTCGAGCGGTTCAAACAAGAATACCTCAGCACGCGCATCGACGACCAGCTCGCCTACTTCGCGCGGCAGAAAGCCAAGGCCGAGCCGCTGCTCGCGCGCCTGCGCTTCGGCTTCGGCGCGAGCACGATCGCGGCCATCGCGCTCACCGCACTCTACGCGCTGGATGAAGTCTTCGGCCTGGAGCTGCTCCCGCGCCCCGCCGCCGAGCTCCTTTATTATTTTGGCCCGATCGTGCTGCCCGTCGTGGCGGCCGCCTTCATTTCGCTGATTTCCATCAACGACCTGCATCGCCGCGTCGCCCGTTATCATGAGATCGGCGCGCGGCTCGTGACGGCGCGCCGCGAAATTGCTTTCAGCCAGACGTGGGCCGGCCTTGAGCGCGCGATCGCCAAGGCCGAACGCGTGCTCGTGCAAGAAGTGTTCGAGTGGCACTCGATCACCAGTTTCACCGAATCGCACTGACGGCGCGCGGAACCCGCGGGTGCGTGCCTACCCGTCACGTCGGCCGCCGGCCCCTTCGAGCGCGCTGGCCGCCATTAAAATCGATACGTCGCCGTCGCTCCCACCTGGCGAGGATCAGCGCGATCTTCGTAACGCGTCTCGATATAGTCCGGATCCTCGTTGCCGAAGAAAAACACGCGCTTCTCGTAACGTTCATCGAACAGATTCTTCGCCCACACCGTGAACGTCCAGTCGCGCCACACGTAACCGACACTCGCATTGACGAGATGGTAGGCGCGACGCTGCTGATCCTGGTCGTTCGAATCATACTGGCTCGCCCGTCCGAGCAGGTCGACGTCGCCAAACACCCCCCGGCTCGCGCCGTAGTGCGCGCCCACCGTGAAGCCGTAGGCCGGCGTATTCGCCAACCGCCGACCGCCGCCCGCGTTGCCGTTGCTCAACACAAACGGCTCCAGTTCCGAATCCATGAGCGCCAAGGTGCCCCGCACTGACCACATCGCCGTCATTCGATACGTCGCCGTCGCCTCCGCTCCCGTCACGTGCGCGCGTTGACCGTTGTCGGTGAAGAATCGGTAGCTGCCGCCAAACCCCGCCGAGTCCCGCACCTGCGTGGCGTGGCGGTCCAGGTAGAAGACCGTGAGTTCGCCGCGCAGGCGTTGATCAACCGAGTGCCCGCGCCAACCGGCTTCGTAATTCCACAACGTCTCCGTGCCGTAGGTCAGCGGATCCGCCGTTGGATCGATGCGCGCATCGACATTGATCCCGCCCGCCTTGTAACCGCGCGTCACCGAGGCAAACACCACCGCTCTCGGGCTCAGGTCGTGTTCGATTGTCAGTTTACCGCCGAACATGGTGACATCGAAGCGGGGGTTCAACGCGATGGGCGGTGCCGACGTGCCGGCGATTGGATCAAACTTCGTTTTTACGCCGCCGCCGCGAAGATCAATTCCTTCCACGCGCAAACCAACGATGACGCGTGTCTGCGAGGTGAAGTCGTGCGCGATCTGCCCAAAAAGCGCGGTGTTGTCCGCACGGTAGCGGGTATCCAGGCCGCTGATCTCGTAAGCACTTGTGTCGGTGTAATGGCTCGTCTCGTCGAGCCGGGCAAAGAATGCGCCGAGCGTCCAACGGTCGATCCAGCCCAGCGCACCTTTCGCCACCGCTGAATCGAGGCGCAACTCCTGGTTGAACACGTTGCGCAGGCGGCGATCGTCACTGAAGCTTGCATACGAAGCCGAGGTCCAATCGTCGTCGTAACTGTAGATCGATCGCGTTCGCACTGCATTCGTGATCGTCGTCAACCGCACGTCCGGCCAACCCGAGAAGGTCCCGCGCACACTGCCGGCCAGCGAACGCTGCACGTCGCGGCCCGGCTGGTCGCTGTAGGTGAACCGGCCGTTGTTATCCAACGCGAACTCGTCGAAGCCATTGTTGAGATCGGCCCAGACCACCGCGGTATCCCAGCGCCAGAGAGGATTCGGATTATACGTCAGCCGCAGTCGCGCGGTGAATTCGTCCCGTGCATTGGTGTCGCGATTGAGAAACACATTATGGCGAAAGCCATCGCTCTTCGATTGCTCCACCGCCAGCCGCATCATCAACTGGTCCGGCCGGCCCGCATCCAAGGGCCCGCCGAGGGCGAAGCCGCCCGTGCGCAAATCGTCACTGCCCACACTGCCGTGCACGAAACCCGTCCAAAACGGCGTGGGCGCATGCGTGACGAGGCGGATCACGCCGCCCGCCGCATTCGCGCCAAACGCCCCCGCCTGCGGTCCGCGCAACACTTCCACCTGCTGCACATCGAAGGTGCTCCCGATGCCGCCCAATCCGGTGAAATCGAGGTCATCGACGAGAAAACGCACGGCCGAGTCGGGCGTCTCTCCTTCGTATTGCGAATTTTCGCCGATGCCGCGGATTTGAAAATAACGCGGGCGAGACGTCCCGCCGGTCCACGTCAGATTCGGAATTTCGTTCGCCACATCGCCGAGGTGCTGCACCGCGCCGGCCCGCAAGGTCGCGTCATCGATCACCGTGACGCTCGCCGACATGCGGTCGAGCGGTGACGACCACAGATCCGCCGTTACGAGGACTGGATCCAGCATGACCGGCGGAGGCACCGTTTGCGCGCGGCCCAGCGCCGTTATCGCGGCGAGAGCGACTCCAGTGGTAAGAATTCGTATCGGGATTTGCATCGTTGGATGCCCGACCCAAAGCGGAATCCCGAGAAAAGGGGCGCCACGGGCGGCGCCTCCGAGACGCCCACTCGCGCGCCTGCTGTTTCCTTCGTCGGCATGATCCGTTTCAGGTTCGAAGGGTCGAGCAGCCGATCGTGCCGCAATCTCAGCCCTCCGCGGAGGACACCCCTACAGGCGAGCCGAAACAAGCGCTCTCGTTGGATTGCGCGCAAGCCAAACCTGCGTCACCTCCCCGCCGCGCGTCCTCAGGAAACACAATAGCCGCTCCTTGCGAAGCGGCTATTGTGACCTAACACCAAGCAAACCGTAAAAACTACAAACATTCATCGTCCCCCAACAAAAAAGAACGATGCTGACTACGGAAAGACAGACGCAGGCGGATTCGATTCGCTCAAAAATAATTCACTCTTTCTCCAACATTTTTTCGGGCGCCACGCGGGCCAAAGTTTGCCGCCTGCAAACACAAAAGCCGCTTCTTGCGAAGCGGCTCGTGTGACCTAACACCAAGCAAACCGTAAGAACTACAAACATTCATCGTTCCACCAAGAACGATGCTGACTACACCAAGCTAGACGCGGAATTTTGATTTCTGCTCAAAAAAACGCAGAAAAAAGTGCAGATCTTTTCATGCACAGTATACCGTTGTTAATAAGCGATTTGCGAATATTCGTTTCTTCCTCTCGCAGCCGATTGTCTTTCTGAACGCTTTTTTTCGTGCCTTGGCCTGCGCCTGCACTGCCGCGCTCACATTTTTCGCAGCGCCTTGACTAGACCGACCCATTCGCAGGCCGCCGTCCCCGGCGAACCACCCTGCGCCGCGTGAGGGCGTTTTCCGTCACCTCGCCGATGGCGCGGTCGTCGCTGGCGTTTGCTCAACCGGAGCCGTCTCGGGGGCGGCCGGCAACGGCGTGCTTTTCAACGGGTAAGTGAACCGTTTGCCCTCGTAGTTGCGGAAAACCACTTCGTCATCGGTGATTTTTTCCAGATACTCGGGGTTGATCGGCACTTTGCCTCCGCCGCCGGGTGCATCGATGACGTATTGCGGCACGGCATAACCGGTGGTGTGACCGCGCAGCGCCGCGATGATTTCGATCCCTTTGCGGACGTCGGCCTTGAAGTGCGCGCCGCCCGTGATCAGGTCCATCTGATAGAGGTAGTAGGGCCGCACGCGCATCCGTAGCAGCCGGTGCACCAACGCCTTCATCACGTCGGCGTCGTCATTGATTCCTCGCAGCAACACGCTCTGGTTGCCGAGCGGCACGCCGGCAAACGACAGCCGTTCGCACGCATCGCGCAACTCCGCCGTGCATTCCTTGGGATGATTGACGTGAATGCTCATCCAGATGGGGCCGTATTTCTTTAAAATCTCGCACAGCGCCGGCGTGATGCGTTGCGGCAGAAATACCGGGATGCGTGACCCGATGCGGATGAACTCCACGTGCGGGATCGCTCGCAAACGGCTGATCAAGTGCTCCAGCTTCTTATCCGAAAGCAACAACGGATCGCCTCCCGACAGCAGCACATCGCGCACTTCCGGATGCGACTCGATATAACGCAGCCCCTGCTCGTATTCCGGATGAAAATTGTAGTCCTGCGCGTTGCTGACCAACCGGCTGCGCGTGCAATACCGGCAATACGAAGCGCAACGGTCCGTCACCAAAAACAACACGCGGTCCGGATAACGGTGCACCAAGCCTGGCACGGGCGAATGCTCATCCTCG harbors:
- a CDS encoding FAD-binding and (Fe-S)-binding domain-containing protein, encoding MRTPTSPDYASLANSLTGELHSGRLLRLLYSTDASEYQELPAAVALPKTEADVRAILNFAHEHRLGFIPRAAGTSLAGQVVGAGIVVDLGRHMNRIVAFNADTRRVRVQPGVIRNDLNAFLQPQGFLFGPETSTANRAMMGGMVGNNSCGSNSLVYGSTRDHLVEARGFLSDGSEVTFGPLTRAEFAAKCAGPDSLETKIYREVRDLLGAADNRALIRESFPKATVTRRNTGYALDALMDCAVFDAESERPFNLCRLIAGSEGTLFVGVEFEFNVEPLPPAGALLCAHFATVQEALRATLLALRHRPSACELIDRHVLDCTKENLEQAKNRFFVQGDPGAILVVEIKREQREEIEAECRALEAELRAAGLGYAFPVLWGSDGAKVWDLRRAGQGVMSNVVGDAKPREIVEDTAVAVEDLPAYIAEFDALMQGKYGIKCVYYAHAGAGELHTRPLFNLKTPEGLKMFRDIATDVAALVKKYRGSLSGEHGDGRLRGEFIRFMVGDDCYALMRRVKETFDPTHVLNPAKIIDTPPMDTSLRHSPGDPDPDYKTVFNFSGTQGVLRAAEKCNGSGDCRKTALSGGTMCPSYMATRDEKDTTRARANMLRHMLTHPRDPARPFDSEEIATVMDLCLSCKGCKSECPSNVDIARLKAEWLQHYHDANGVPLRSRLIAGFSRSMAWASLAPGLFNWTVTNAVTSRWVKKIARFAPERSIPKLHHTTLRRWHAKHANKAGAASSFPQGRVYLFCDEFTNYNDTEIGIKAVQLLNRLGYEVVIPQHVDSGRAQLSKGLVRAAQKLAIRNVELLAPVVSAETPLIGLEPSAILGFRDEFPDLVPERLIGAAKALAKHALLFEEFIARERDAGRIRREAFTTAARKIKLHGHCHQKALSSLTPAVKALELPLHYNVSMIPSGCCGMAGSFGYEEEHFAVSQQVGELVLFPTVRATPEDVLIASSGTSCRHQIKDALHRRALHPAEILHEALA
- a CDS encoding plasmid pRiA4b ORF-3 family protein, with the protein product MIGLHEGRGAKAKKVRERTFTLRLSVAGTEPSIWRRLVVRESMWLSGLHDAIQVALEWFDYQTHVFQFDDLRFGNPVKRDDLLVEDDRDVTLGEAGLDQRERFRYCYHFGEGWSVDLVVEKIGEMEKGVRYPLCTAGERAGPPEDCGGLEAFHDLLKSLAEPDTELGREWREWVGPDYDPSVCNLDRINQGLRKLRQT
- a CDS encoding TonB-dependent receptor, translated to MLDPVLVTADLWSSPLDRMSASVTVIDDATLRAGAVQHLGDVANEIPNLTWTGGTSRPRYFQIRGIGENSQYEGETPDSAVRFLVDDLDFTGLGGIGSTFDVQQVEVLRGPQAGAFGANAAGGVIRLVTHAPTPFWTGFVHGSVGSDDLRTGGFALGGPLDAGRPDQLMMRLAVEQSKSDGFRHNVFLNRDTNARDEFTARLRLTYNPNPLWRWDTAVVWADLNNGFDEFALDNNGRFTYSDQPGRDVQRSLAGSVRGTFSGWPDVRLTTITNAVRTRSIYSYDDDWTSASYASFSDDRRLRNVFNQELRLDSAVAKGALGWIDRWTLGAFFARLDETSHYTDTSAYEISGLDTRYRADNTALFGQIAHDFTSQTRVIVGLRVEGIDLRGGGVKTKFDPIAGTSAPPIALNPRFDVTMFGGKLTIEHDLSPRAVVFASVTRGYKAGGINVDARIDPTADPLTYGTETLWNYEAGWRGHSVDQRLRGELTVFYLDRHATQVRDSAGFGGSYRFFTDNGQRAHVTGAEATATYRMTAMWSVRGTLALMDSELEPFVLSNGNAGGGRRLANTPAYGFTVGAHYGASRGVFGDVDLLGRASQYDSNDQDQQRRAYHLVNASVGYVWRDWTFTVWAKNLFDERYEKRVFFFGNEDPDYIETRYEDRADPRQVGATATYRF
- a CDS encoding KamA family radical SAM protein; amino-acid sequence: MPYTEDRSTWFEGQGLWQHVPESDWRDWTWQLKNRITTLEQLEQLMTLTPDEKAGCLFASHKLSLAITPYFFNLIDRQDPDCPIRKQVIPRAGEQQIAAEEMLDSLGEDEHSPVPGLVHRYPDRVLFLVTDRCASYCRYCTRSRLVSNAQDYNFHPEYEQGLRYIESHPEVRDVLLSGGDPLLLSDKKLEHLISRLRAIPHVEFIRIGSRIPVFLPQRITPALCEILKKYGPIWMSIHVNHPKECTAELRDACERLSFAGVPLGNQSVLLRGINDDADVMKALVHRLLRMRVRPYYLYQMDLITGGAHFKADVRKGIEIIAALRGHTTGYAVPQYVIDAPGGGGKVPINPEYLEKITDDEVVFRNYEGKRFTYPLKSTPLPAAPETAPVEQTPATTAPSAR